From the Acetobacter aceti genome, one window contains:
- the alkB gene encoding DNA oxidative demethylase AlkB, with amino-acid sequence MKATTLTWLNDWLRGRGGRRVTGDLFDFLNVTDPREGKDCDGHIQLDPGAFIFPGMALSRASDLLDAARDIVRQAPFRHLVTPGGHRMSVGMTACGEYGWTSDASGYRYTTTQPRNGLPWPVLPELFRSLVEEATAAAGFLCPPLQSGLLNLYRPGTRLSLHQDKDEEDAETPIVSVSLGVAATFLWGGLDRASPTRRLRLSHGDVVVWGGPSRLTFHGVAPLAVSSHPMTGDCRLNLTFRQITKRP; translated from the coding sequence ATGAAGGCGACCACGCTGACGTGGCTCAACGACTGGCTTCGTGGCAGAGGAGGACGGCGTGTGACTGGCGATCTTTTCGACTTTCTCAACGTAACGGACCCTCGAGAGGGAAAGGACTGCGACGGGCATATTCAGCTTGATCCGGGTGCTTTCATCTTCCCCGGTATGGCGCTTTCCAGAGCGTCCGACCTGCTTGATGCGGCCCGCGACATCGTTCGGCAGGCGCCGTTCCGACATCTTGTCACGCCGGGAGGTCATCGCATGTCGGTCGGCATGACAGCCTGTGGCGAGTATGGCTGGACCTCGGATGCTTCCGGCTATCGCTACACAACAACCCAGCCGCGCAATGGCCTGCCATGGCCTGTCCTGCCGGAACTGTTCCGCTCGCTCGTGGAAGAAGCGACAGCCGCCGCCGGCTTTCTGTGTCCGCCGCTACAATCCGGCCTTCTGAATCTGTATCGACCGGGAACACGTCTTTCATTGCATCAGGACAAGGATGAAGAGGACGCCGAGACACCGATTGTCTCCGTCTCGCTCGGGGTGGCTGCGACATTTCTATGGGGAGGGCTCGACCGCGCCAGTCCGACGCGCCGGCTTCGTCTTTCGCACGGGGATGTTGTCGTGTGGGGAGGGCCTTCCCGGCTGACGTTCCACGGTGTTGCTCCGCTTGCCGTCTCATCACATCCCATGACGGGAGACTGCAGGCTCAATCTGACATTCCGTCAGATCACAAAACGTCCCTGA